From the Rhodoferax sp. WC2427 genome, one window contains:
- a CDS encoding ABC transporter substrate-binding protein: MNHTQLLRQCAISVAVALALGTLGAVAQAKTPDDQLIVGFSMNNLLSLDPAAATGNDVVELAANLYDYLIELDPQAISKMQPGLAESWKVSADGRSITLVVRKGVKFQSGNDLTAEDAAWSLQRVLKLNLAMASPWKSYGFTAQNVDKAVRATDATTLVIDLPEPTDPKMVLYTLATSVSSVVLDRKKVMENEKNGDMGAAWLITHAAGSGPFSLVEWRAKDALLMNRFDGYWRGPAKLKRVIMRHMTESQSLRLMLERGDLDVASGMSVPDIESMKKNPEAVVSPVRRGTLYYVAVSMKDPKFADKRVRLAIRNLIDYDGINTTVMPNYGLPQQRPVQMGLPASLPSPGYKLDVAAAKKLLAEAGFPNGFKTTIRVLADPPFINIATSLQATLAKAGIEASVLSGTGNQVYGAMRERNFEILVGRGGGGVEPHPHSSLRALVYNPDNSDAAKLTNFQGWRTSFFSPELNQLIEKAEVERDEAKQTAQYQEAQKLYETQVGAIQPFSQMVDTVVLRKDVRNYFGHPSATTRLRDVSKQR; encoded by the coding sequence ATGAACCACACACAGTTGCTGCGCCAATGCGCCATTTCCGTCGCTGTCGCCCTGGCACTCGGCACCCTGGGGGCGGTGGCGCAAGCCAAGACCCCGGACGACCAGCTGATCGTCGGCTTCAGCATGAACAACCTGCTGTCGCTGGACCCGGCTGCGGCCACCGGCAACGACGTGGTCGAGCTGGCCGCCAACCTGTACGACTACCTGATCGAACTGGACCCGCAGGCCATCAGCAAGATGCAGCCCGGCCTGGCCGAGAGCTGGAAAGTGTCTGCCGATGGCCGCAGCATCACCCTGGTGGTGCGCAAGGGCGTGAAGTTCCAGTCGGGCAATGACCTGACGGCGGAAGACGCGGCCTGGTCGCTGCAGCGCGTGCTCAAGCTGAACCTGGCCATGGCCTCGCCCTGGAAGAGCTATGGTTTCACCGCCCAGAATGTGGACAAGGCCGTGCGCGCCACCGATGCCACCACCCTGGTGATCGACCTGCCCGAACCCACCGACCCGAAGATGGTGCTCTATACCCTGGCCACCTCGGTCAGTTCCGTGGTGCTGGACCGCAAGAAGGTTATGGAAAACGAGAAGAATGGCGACATGGGGGCGGCCTGGCTGATCACCCACGCCGCCGGGTCGGGCCCGTTTTCGCTGGTGGAGTGGCGCGCCAAGGATGCCCTGCTGATGAACCGCTTTGACGGCTACTGGCGCGGCCCGGCCAAGCTCAAGCGCGTCATCATGCGGCACATGACCGAGTCGCAGTCGCTGCGCCTGATGCTGGAGCGTGGCGACCTGGACGTGGCCTCCGGCATGTCGGTGCCCGACATCGAGTCCATGAAGAAGAACCCCGAGGCGGTGGTCAGCCCGGTGCGCCGCGGCACGCTGTACTACGTGGCCGTCAGCATGAAAGACCCCAAGTTTGCCGACAAGCGCGTGCGCCTGGCGATCCGCAACCTGATCGACTACGACGGTATCAACACCACGGTGATGCCCAACTACGGCCTGCCGCAGCAGCGCCCGGTGCAGATGGGCCTGCCCGCCAGCCTGCCCAGCCCCGGCTACAAGCTGGATGTGGCGGCGGCCAAGAAGCTGCTGGCCGAGGCCGGGTTTCCCAACGGCTTCAAAACCACCATCCGCGTACTGGCCGACCCGCCGTTCATCAACATCGCCACCAGCCTGCAGGCCACCCTGGCCAAGGCCGGTATCGAAGCCAGCGTGCTGTCGGGCACCGGCAACCAAGTCTACGGTGCCATGCGCGAACGCAACTTCGAGATCCTGGTGGGCCGGGGCGGCGGCGGGGTGGAACCCCATCCGCATTCCAGCCTGCGCGCACTGGTCTACAACCCGGACAACAGCGACGCGGCCAAGCTCACCAACTTCCAGGGCTGGCGCACCTCGTTCTTCAGCCCCGAGCTGAACCAGCTGATCGAGAAGGCCGAGGTCGAGCGCGACGAAGCCAAGCAGACCGCCCAGTACCAGGAGGCCCAGAAGCTGTACGAGACCCAGGTGGGCGCGATCCAGCCGTTCTCGCAAATGGTGGACACCGTGGTGCTGCGCAAGGACGTGCGCAACTACTTTGGCCACCCGTCGGCCACCACCCGGCTGCGCGATGTGAGCAAGCAGCGCTAA
- a CDS encoding FadR/GntR family transcriptional regulator, translating into MFPTMPDHPARTKSQPQRVVDGVSERIHSGALKPGDRVPSEPGLMQEFNVSRTVVREAMSRLQASGLVETRQGVGTFVLASAAPEPLLAIGARDLQVRQKLAMLELRISLESEAASLAAVRRREEHLVAMRAALDAFDAQRRTGGSTTEPDFQFHVQIAAATGNEYFEEVLTSLGNATIPRAAPDAAASRDSKPAARFGEAQPMLESGKAITQREHEAIYEAIRRGDAAAARAAMFMHLSNSRERMRANTESGASH; encoded by the coding sequence ATGTTCCCTACGATGCCTGACCATCCCGCGCGGACCAAAAGCCAGCCGCAGCGGGTGGTGGACGGGGTTTCCGAACGCATCCACAGCGGGGCCCTCAAGCCCGGCGACCGGGTGCCGTCCGAGCCGGGACTGATGCAGGAATTCAATGTCAGCCGCACAGTGGTGCGTGAAGCCATGTCGCGCCTGCAGGCCAGCGGCCTGGTCGAAACCCGGCAAGGCGTGGGCACGTTTGTACTGGCATCGGCCGCCCCCGAGCCCTTGCTGGCGATCGGCGCGCGCGACCTTCAGGTGCGCCAGAAGCTGGCCATGCTGGAGCTGCGCATCAGCCTCGAGTCCGAGGCCGCCAGTCTGGCCGCTGTGCGCCGCCGCGAAGAGCATCTGGTGGCGATGCGCGCCGCGCTGGACGCTTTCGACGCGCAGCGCCGCACCGGTGGCAGCACCACCGAACCCGACTTCCAGTTCCATGTACAGATTGCCGCAGCCACCGGTAACGAATACTTCGAAGAGGTGCTGACCAGCCTGGGCAACGCGACGATTCCACGGGCTGCGCCCGATGCCGCCGCTTCCCGGGACAGCAAGCCCGCGGCGCGTTTTGGCGAAGCCCAGCCCATGCTGGAGAGCGGCAAGGCCATTACCCAGCGTGAGCACGAAGCCATTTACGAGGCCATCCGCCGGGGCGATGCCGCCGCCGCGCGGGCGGCGATGTTCATGCACCTGAGCAACAGCCGCGAGCGCATGCGCGCCAACACGGAAAGCGGCGCCAGCCACTAG
- a CDS encoding porin: protein MQTKLITALAFGAFASAASAQSSVTLSGIADAWVGQTRHKVGVNPPGTGYVVDSGGAQASRWSLRGTEDLGGGLKASFVLEQGFALDNGTVSTVSASNVGFNRGAYLGVSGDFGDLRLGRMLGAFDALRGSTNHLYDSSGFASTGQVWGAGATAANGLPAVTGTDYLARGNNTVMYITPSVGIFSGSVSFSANEGASTATESPRTISAHGKVTQGPLRVGYSYQAESYTTGKNKFHLVAGNYNFGPVNMVGAFQRQIDERIAGHQSSKEWELGLDAPFGQATVAIGYASAKTENSLGRKVVDAHGLSLMATYDLSKRTRLYTAFRQLKTERADGSVSLDASRLGFGVTHKF from the coding sequence ATGCAAACCAAACTCATCACCGCGCTGGCCTTCGGCGCATTTGCAAGCGCCGCTTCGGCCCAATCCAGCGTGACCTTGTCCGGCATCGCCGATGCCTGGGTCGGCCAGACCCGGCACAAGGTGGGTGTCAACCCACCGGGTACGGGCTACGTGGTGGACAGCGGCGGCGCCCAAGCCAGCCGCTGGAGCCTGCGTGGCACCGAGGACCTGGGCGGCGGGCTGAAAGCCAGCTTTGTGCTGGAGCAAGGCTTCGCGCTGGACAACGGCACCGTCTCTACCGTCTCGGCCTCCAACGTGGGCTTCAACCGCGGGGCCTACCTCGGCGTGTCGGGCGACTTTGGCGACCTGCGCCTGGGCCGCATGCTGGGGGCCTTCGATGCCTTGCGTGGCTCGACCAACCACCTGTACGACTCGTCCGGCTTTGCCTCGACCGGCCAGGTCTGGGGCGCGGGCGCCACTGCCGCCAACGGCCTGCCCGCCGTCACCGGTACCGACTACCTGGCCCGGGGCAACAACACGGTGATGTACATCACGCCGTCGGTGGGTATTTTCAGCGGCTCGGTGAGCTTCAGCGCCAACGAAGGGGCCTCCACCGCCACCGAATCACCCCGCACGATCAGCGCCCATGGCAAGGTCACGCAAGGCCCGTTGCGCGTCGGCTACTCATACCAGGCCGAGAGCTACACCACGGGCAAGAACAAGTTCCACCTGGTCGCAGGCAACTACAACTTCGGGCCGGTGAATATGGTGGGGGCCTTCCAGCGCCAAATCGACGAGCGCATCGCCGGGCACCAGAGCTCCAAGGAATGGGAACTGGGTCTGGACGCGCCCTTCGGCCAGGCCACGGTGGCCATTGGTTACGCCAGTGCCAAGACCGAAAACAGCCTAGGCCGCAAAGTGGTGGACGCCCACGGCCTGAGCCTGATGGCCACCTACGACCTGTCCAAACGCACCCGCCTCTACACCGCGTTCCGCCAGCTCAAAACCGAACGCGCGGACGGCAGTGTCTCGCTGGACGCCTCGCGCCTGGGTTTTGGCGTAACGCACAAGTTCTGA
- a CDS encoding mandelate racemase family protein has protein sequence MKITSVHGTEFTFPTRRSVDTAGHSHPGPEGLGKMALLTITTDEGHSGYAFAPPEVIRPHVLEAFVRKVLVGQHPFQREQLWHGLEHWQRGSAGQLTDRALAAVDQALWDLAGRVLGQPVYRLIGGYRDKVPAYGSTMCGDELQGGLSTPQEYGDFALKLVARGYKAIKLHTWMPPVSFAPSVPMDIQACAAVREAVGPNIPLMLDGYHNYSRIDALTIGRALEKLNFTWFEEMMNEQSMASYAWLADQLDIPIVGPESLSGKHHSRADWVKAGACDILRAGVPGVGGITPTLKVAHLAESFGMQCEVHGNGAANLAVCAAIKNTRWYERGLLHPFLEYDEVPAYLNTLADPMDADGYVHLSQLPGLGEDINFAYIEAHTRNAY, from the coding sequence ATGAAAATTACCAGCGTACACGGCACCGAATTCACCTTCCCGACCCGCCGGTCGGTGGACACGGCGGGCCATTCCCACCCCGGACCCGAGGGCCTGGGCAAGATGGCCCTGTTGACCATCACCACCGACGAGGGGCACAGCGGCTACGCTTTTGCGCCGCCCGAGGTGATCCGCCCCCATGTGCTGGAAGCCTTTGTGCGCAAGGTGCTGGTCGGCCAGCACCCGTTCCAGCGCGAGCAGCTTTGGCACGGCCTGGAACACTGGCAGCGCGGCAGCGCCGGGCAACTGACGGACCGCGCCCTGGCCGCCGTAGACCAGGCGCTGTGGGATCTGGCCGGCCGGGTGCTGGGCCAGCCGGTGTACCGCCTGATCGGTGGCTACCGCGACAAGGTGCCCGCCTACGGCAGCACCATGTGCGGCGACGAGCTCCAGGGCGGCCTGTCCACCCCGCAAGAGTACGGGGACTTCGCCCTCAAGCTGGTGGCGCGCGGCTACAAGGCTATCAAGCTGCACACCTGGATGCCGCCGGTCTCCTTTGCCCCCAGCGTGCCCATGGACATCCAGGCCTGCGCCGCCGTGCGCGAAGCTGTCGGCCCCAACATTCCGTTGATGCTGGACGGCTACCACAACTACAGCCGCATCGACGCGCTGACCATTGGCCGCGCCCTGGAGAAGCTCAACTTCACCTGGTTCGAAGAAATGATGAACGAGCAAAGCATGGCCTCGTACGCCTGGCTGGCCGACCAGCTCGACATTCCCATCGTCGGGCCCGAAAGCCTGTCGGGCAAGCACCACAGCCGGGCCGACTGGGTCAAGGCCGGTGCCTGCGACATCCTGCGTGCCGGTGTGCCCGGCGTGGGCGGCATCACCCCCACGCTCAAGGTGGCGCACCTGGCCGAATCCTTCGGCATGCAGTGCGAAGTGCACGGCAACGGCGCGGCCAACCTGGCGGTGTGCGCGGCCATCAAGAACACCCGCTGGTACGAGCGCGGCCTGTTGCACCCCTTCCTGGAGTACGACGAAGTGCCCGCCTACCTGAACACCCTGGCCGACCCGATGGATGCCGACGGCTATGTGCACCTGTCACAGCTGCCCGGCCTGGGCGAAGACATCAACTTCGCCTACATCGAAGCCCACACGCGCAACGCCTACTAA